The proteins below come from a single Asanoa ferruginea genomic window:
- a CDS encoding M20/M25/M40 family metallo-hydrolase — protein MTSPALSSADEVVDICRDLIRIDTTNTGDTETSAGERVAAEYVAEMLAEVGVEAELRESAPGRTSLVARIPGTDSSRGALLVHGHLDVVPADPGEWSVDPFGGEIRDGYLWGRGAVDMKDFDAMVLAVIRDWQRRGVRPPRDLVLAFTADEEAGGDYGAHFLVDNHADLLEGCTEAIGEVGGFSFTVSEDLRLYLIETAEKGIQWLKLTAHGRPGHGSMIHDDNAVTALAEAVARVGRHKSPIVLTDTARTFLAEVSGLLGIEFDPEDPEATIAKLGPIAGFVGATVRNTANPTRLEAGYKENVIPSRASATLDCRNLPGHAESFLAEIRDLLGPDIDVAHIQRQPAVETTFDGPLVEAMSAALRAEDPGARAVPYMLSGGTDAKAWQRLGIRCFGFAPLRLPPDLNFANLFHGIDERVPVEGLRFGARVLDRFLRSC, from the coding sequence ATGACCAGCCCCGCCCTGTCCAGTGCCGACGAGGTCGTCGACATCTGCCGCGACCTGATCCGGATCGACACCACCAACACCGGCGACACGGAGACGTCGGCGGGCGAGCGGGTGGCCGCCGAATATGTCGCCGAGATGCTGGCCGAGGTGGGTGTCGAGGCCGAGTTGCGGGAGTCCGCGCCCGGCCGGACCAGCCTGGTCGCCCGCATCCCGGGCACCGACTCCTCGCGCGGCGCGCTGCTCGTGCACGGCCACCTCGACGTGGTGCCGGCCGACCCGGGCGAGTGGTCCGTCGACCCGTTCGGCGGTGAGATCCGCGACGGCTACCTGTGGGGGCGCGGTGCCGTCGACATGAAGGACTTCGACGCGATGGTGCTCGCGGTGATCCGCGACTGGCAGCGGCGTGGCGTGCGCCCGCCGCGCGACCTGGTGCTCGCGTTCACCGCCGACGAGGAGGCCGGTGGCGACTACGGTGCCCACTTCCTCGTCGACAACCACGCCGACCTGCTCGAAGGCTGCACCGAGGCGATCGGCGAGGTCGGCGGCTTCTCCTTCACGGTCTCCGAAGACCTGCGGCTCTACCTGATCGAGACCGCCGAAAAGGGCATCCAGTGGCTCAAGCTGACCGCACACGGTCGGCCCGGTCACGGCTCGATGATCCACGACGACAACGCGGTCACCGCGCTGGCCGAGGCGGTCGCCCGGGTCGGCCGGCACAAGTCGCCGATCGTGCTGACCGACACCGCCCGCACCTTCCTGGCCGAGGTCTCCGGTCTGCTCGGCATCGAGTTCGACCCCGAAGACCCCGAGGCGACCATCGCCAAGCTCGGCCCGATCGCCGGTTTCGTCGGTGCCACGGTCCGCAACACGGCCAACCCGACCCGGCTCGAGGCCGGCTACAAGGAAAACGTCATCCCGAGCCGGGCCAGCGCCACCCTCGACTGCCGCAACCTGCCGGGCCACGCCGAGTCGTTCCTGGCCGAGATCCGCGACCTGCTCGGCCCCGACATCGACGTCGCACACATCCAGCGCCAGCCCGCGGTCGAGACCACCTTCGACGGCCCGCTGGTCGAGGCGATGTCGGCGGCGCTGCGGGCCGAAGACCCGGGCGCCCGCGCGGTGCCCTACATGCTGTCGGGTGGCACCGACGCCAAGGCCTGGCAGCGCCTGGGCATCCGCTGCTTCGGG
- a CDS encoding RNA polymerase sigma factor translates to MTTADPAVVHRTVEAVWRIEAARIVAVVARLTGDVGLAEEIAQDALVVALEQWPRDGVPDDPGPWLLATARHRAIDQIRRRQNYAAKLQLVGRATAETDDGGFDEVLDEGRIGDDLLRLIFTVCHPDLPAESRVGLTLRLLGGLTTAEIARAFLVPEATMAARITRAKKALSGVEFALPPAAELAPRVESVLATVYLIFNEGYAATGGSAWARPEVSDEAVRLGRLLQGLLPREAEVHGLAALMELQASRLPARVDQAGRPVLLPDQDRRRWDRLLIRRGLAALSRAAELGGGPYTVQAEIAACHARARSHEATDWERVAALYEVLFHLRPSPVLRVNQAVAYAMAGDPARGLAVVDAVAGEKSLRDYPQLPAVRGDLLARLGRADEAKAAFAQAAALTRNDAERTLFQARAEGR, encoded by the coding sequence GTGACGACCGCCGATCCTGCCGTTGTGCACCGCACGGTCGAGGCGGTGTGGCGGATCGAGGCCGCCCGGATCGTCGCGGTGGTCGCCCGGCTGACCGGCGACGTCGGGCTCGCCGAGGAGATCGCCCAGGACGCGCTGGTGGTGGCGCTGGAGCAGTGGCCGCGCGACGGCGTACCCGATGATCCGGGTCCATGGTTGCTGGCCACGGCGCGGCACCGCGCGATCGACCAGATCCGGCGCCGGCAGAACTATGCCGCCAAGTTGCAACTCGTGGGCCGGGCGACCGCGGAGACCGACGACGGCGGCTTCGACGAGGTGCTCGACGAGGGCCGGATCGGCGACGACCTGCTCCGGTTGATCTTCACGGTCTGCCATCCGGACCTGCCGGCCGAGTCCCGCGTCGGGCTGACGTTGCGCCTGCTGGGCGGGCTGACCACCGCCGAGATCGCGCGAGCCTTCCTGGTGCCCGAGGCGACCATGGCGGCCCGCATCACCCGGGCGAAGAAGGCGCTCAGCGGCGTCGAGTTCGCGCTCCCGCCCGCCGCCGAGCTGGCCCCGCGCGTCGAGTCGGTCCTGGCCACCGTCTATTTGATCTTCAATGAGGGCTACGCCGCCACGGGCGGGTCCGCCTGGGCCCGGCCGGAGGTTTCCGACGAGGCGGTGCGGCTGGGCCGGCTGTTGCAGGGGTTGCTGCCGCGCGAGGCCGAGGTGCACGGGCTGGCCGCGCTGATGGAGTTGCAGGCGTCGCGGCTGCCGGCCCGGGTCGACCAGGCCGGCCGGCCAGTGCTGCTGCCCGACCAGGACCGGCGGCGCTGGGACCGGCTGCTGATCCGGCGCGGGCTGGCGGCGCTGTCCCGGGCGGCGGAGCTGGGCGGTGGGCCCTACACGGTGCAGGCGGAGATCGCGGCCTGCCATGCCCGGGCCCGCTCCCACGAGGCCACCGACTGGGAGCGCGTCGCCGCCCTCTACGAGGTGCTGTTCCACCTGCGACCGTCGCCGGTGCTGCGGGTCAACCAGGCGGTGGCGTACGCGATGGCCGGTGATCCGGCCCGTGGCCTGGCCGTGGTCGACGCGGTGGCGGGGGAGAAGTCCCTGCGCGACTATCCACAGTTGCCCGCTGTCCGCGGCGACCTGCTGGCCCGCCTCGGCCGGGCCGACGAGGCGAAAGCGGCGTTCGCGCAGGCGGCGGCGCTGACCCGCAACGACGCCGAGCGGACGCTCTTCCAGGCCCGCGCCGAGGGTCGCTGA
- a CDS encoding YciI family protein has product MRYIALLTATRPNTPPPPELLEAIMKLGEEATNAGALVDQAGLSSSSFGALVGVSGGELTVTDGPFAEAKEVISYAVYDVRDKAEAVEWTSRFMRVHRDLWAGWEGESQVLKVMGPEDFAPQA; this is encoded by the coding sequence ATGCGCTACATCGCTCTGCTCACCGCCACCCGTCCCAACACGCCGCCGCCGCCGGAGCTGCTGGAAGCGATCATGAAGCTCGGCGAGGAGGCCACCAACGCCGGCGCGCTGGTCGACCAGGCCGGCCTGTCGTCCAGCTCGTTCGGTGCCCTGGTCGGGGTGTCCGGCGGCGAGCTGACCGTGACCGACGGCCCGTTCGCCGAGGCCAAAGAGGTGATCAGCTACGCCGTGTACGACGTGCGCGACAAGGCGGAGGCCGTCGAGTGGACCTCGCGCTTCATGCGGGTGCACCGCGACCTGTGGGCCGGCTGGGAAGGCGAGTCGCAGGTGCTCAAGGTGATGGGCCCGGAGGACTTCGCGCCCCAGGCGTGA
- a CDS encoding DUF998 domain-containing protein, with product MTTTTATNVCAPADRVTKSLLGYGVIAGPLYVAVALAQAFTRDGFDPSRHAWSLLQNGDLRWIQITNLIVSGLMVIAAAVGVQRAVGRGGVPLGVYGLGMVVAGIFRADPGPGFPPGSEGGTVSWHGLIHLAAGGVGFVALAVACFLLASRTGFPLLTRAVGVILVGTFLALNASAGASWGIIAFTAAVVLVSAWLSAVSVRLYRSI from the coding sequence ATGACCACCACGACCGCCACCAACGTCTGCGCACCCGCCGACCGGGTGACAAAGAGCCTGCTGGGGTACGGCGTCATCGCCGGACCGCTCTACGTCGCGGTCGCGCTGGCCCAGGCGTTCACCCGCGACGGCTTCGATCCCAGCCGGCACGCCTGGAGCCTGCTCCAGAACGGCGACCTCCGCTGGATCCAGATCACCAACCTGATCGTTTCCGGTCTCATGGTCATCGCCGCGGCCGTGGGCGTGCAGCGCGCGGTCGGTCGGGGCGGCGTGCCGCTCGGCGTCTACGGGCTGGGCATGGTCGTCGCCGGCATCTTCCGGGCCGACCCCGGCCCGGGCTTTCCGCCCGGCAGCGAGGGCGGCACGGTGAGCTGGCACGGCCTGATCCACCTGGCCGCGGGTGGGGTCGGTTTCGTCGCCCTGGCGGTGGCCTGCTTCCTGCTCGCGAGCCGGACCGGCTTCCCGCTGCTGACCCGCGCGGTCGGCGTGATCCTGGTCGGCACGTTCCTCGCGCTCAACGCGAGCGCCGGCGCCTCGTGGGGGATCATCGCGTTCACGGCCGCCGTGGTGCTGGTCTCGGCGTGGCTGTCCGCCGTCTCGGTCCGTCTCTACCGCTCGATCTGA
- a CDS encoding LysR family transcriptional regulator: MNLELRHLRVVTAIAETGSVTKAASMLGLAQPALTAQLQRIERALGGPLFERDRRGARPTALGELVLDRARVLLPAMKGLQDEAARLAGGDMAMSRYRLGGVNSPILGRLVHRLTADQPTSQISTYVSWSVDELARMILSGRLDFALSGVCGDAVPSAELGLAWLAIAIDPVWVLLPEGHAQATADEVDLADLAEERWVAAPGDGCFGDCFAAACARSGFTPRKMYETDVRGSIDLVEAGEAIALCQATFRPVPGLASRPIKGSPLRWRLLLGWHPESQAGQFADRVIKHAALGYADILDRNAPYRSWLATHPGFGAQVNPEFEPAV; this comes from the coding sequence ATGAACCTGGAGCTGCGGCACCTCAGGGTGGTTACCGCCATCGCGGAGACCGGCAGCGTGACCAAGGCCGCCTCCATGCTCGGCCTCGCCCAACCGGCACTTACCGCCCAACTCCAGCGGATCGAGCGCGCCCTCGGCGGCCCGCTGTTCGAGCGCGACCGGCGCGGCGCCCGGCCGACCGCGCTCGGCGAGTTGGTGCTCGACCGCGCCCGGGTGCTGCTCCCGGCGATGAAGGGCCTCCAGGACGAGGCGGCCCGGCTGGCCGGCGGCGACATGGCGATGAGCCGCTACCGGCTCGGCGGCGTCAACAGCCCGATCCTGGGCCGCCTCGTGCACCGGCTCACCGCCGACCAGCCGACCTCGCAGATCAGCACCTACGTGAGCTGGTCGGTCGACGAGCTGGCCCGGATGATCCTTTCCGGACGGTTGGACTTCGCGCTCTCCGGCGTCTGCGGCGACGCGGTGCCCAGCGCCGAGCTCGGGCTGGCCTGGCTCGCGATCGCGATCGACCCCGTGTGGGTGCTGCTGCCCGAGGGGCACGCCCAGGCCACCGCCGACGAGGTCGACCTCGCCGACCTGGCCGAAGAGCGCTGGGTGGCGGCGCCCGGCGACGGCTGCTTCGGCGACTGCTTCGCGGCCGCCTGCGCGCGCTCCGGATTCACCCCCCGCAAGATGTACGAGACCGACGTGCGCGGCAGCATCGACCTGGTCGAGGCCGGCGAGGCGATCGCCCTGTGCCAGGCCACCTTCCGCCCCGTGCCGGGGCTGGCCAGCCGGCCGATCAAGGGCTCGCCGCTGCGCTGGCGGCTGCTGCTGGGCTGGCACCCCGAGTCGCAGGCGGGCCAGTTCGCCGACCGGGTGATCAAACACGCGGCCCTCGGCTACGCCGACATCCTCGACCGCAACGCCCCCTACCGGTCGTGGCTGGCCACCCACCCGGGCTTCGGCGCGCAGGTCAACCCGGAGTTCGAGCCGGCGGTATGA
- a CDS encoding S1 family peptidase — MNRLLAGLAAATLLPAGITVALAAPAMAKPAPAPAPAPAEAASPAMLAALQRDLGLTADQARVRIAKDDAASRTEARLRKSLGGAFGGAYLTPSGTFVVNVTSSARAGEVTAAGATAKVVGRSEASLDALKTKLDRTGAPAASVAGWYVDVTTNKVVVLARGGTAAAQRLVRSSGVDAAAVAIVASTEAPRPLYDVRGGDAYYMGGGRCSVGLSVNGGFVTAGHCGTPGTAAQGYNQVAMGTFQGSSFPGNDYAWVSVNSNWTPQPWVNNYSGGNVTVAGSTEAAVGAAICRSGSTTGWHCGTVGAKNQTVNYSQGSVSGLTRTNVCAEPGDSGGGWMSGQQGQGVTSGGSGNCSSGGTTYFQPVNEILSAYGLTLRTSGGGGNPPPTGCTGYEFTVSGSLSSGGAVYQPNGSYYYSSLSGTHRACLDGPTGTDFDLYLQKWNGSAWATVAEGSTAAADETVSYNGTAGYYRYQVHAYSGSGSYSLGYSNP, encoded by the coding sequence GTGAACCGTCTTCTCGCCGGCCTCGCCGCAGCCACCCTGCTGCCGGCCGGCATCACCGTAGCCCTGGCCGCACCGGCCATGGCGAAACCGGCACCGGCACCCGCGCCGGCGCCCGCCGAGGCCGCCTCGCCGGCCATGCTCGCCGCGCTGCAGCGCGACCTCGGCCTCACCGCCGACCAGGCCCGGGTCCGGATCGCCAAGGACGACGCGGCCAGCCGCACCGAAGCCCGGCTGCGCAAGTCGCTCGGCGGCGCGTTCGGCGGCGCCTACCTCACCCCGTCCGGGACGTTCGTGGTCAACGTGACGTCGTCGGCCCGGGCCGGCGAGGTCACCGCGGCCGGCGCCACCGCGAAGGTGGTCGGCCGTAGTGAGGCGTCGCTCGACGCTCTCAAGACCAAGCTCGACCGGACCGGCGCGCCGGCTGCCAGCGTCGCCGGCTGGTATGTCGACGTCACCACCAACAAGGTCGTCGTGCTGGCGCGCGGCGGCACCGCGGCGGCGCAACGGCTCGTGCGCTCCAGTGGTGTCGACGCTGCCGCGGTCGCGATCGTCGCCTCGACCGAGGCGCCGCGCCCGCTCTACGACGTCCGCGGCGGCGACGCCTACTACATGGGCGGCGGGCGCTGCTCAGTCGGCCTGTCGGTCAACGGCGGCTTCGTCACCGCCGGCCACTGTGGCACGCCGGGCACCGCGGCACAGGGCTACAACCAGGTCGCCATGGGTACGTTCCAGGGCTCCTCGTTCCCCGGCAACGACTACGCGTGGGTGTCGGTCAACAGCAACTGGACCCCGCAGCCGTGGGTCAACAACTACAGCGGCGGCAACGTGACCGTGGCCGGCTCCACCGAAGCGGCCGTCGGCGCGGCGATCTGCCGCTCCGGTTCCACCACCGGCTGGCACTGCGGCACGGTCGGCGCCAAGAACCAGACGGTCAACTACTCGCAGGGTTCGGTCAGCGGCCTGACCCGCACCAACGTGTGTGCCGAGCCCGGCGACTCGGGCGGCGGCTGGATGAGCGGCCAGCAGGGCCAGGGCGTCACCTCCGGTGGGTCCGGCAACTGCAGCAGCGGCGGCACCACCTACTTCCAGCCGGTCAACGAGATCCTCTCGGCGTACGGCCTGACGCTGCGCACCTCCGGTGGTGGCGGCAACCCGCCGCCGACCGGGTGCACCGGCTACGAGTTCACCGTCAGCGGCTCGCTCTCCTCCGGCGGCGCCGTCTACCAGCCGAACGGCAGCTACTACTACTCGTCGCTGTCGGGCACGCACCGCGCCTGCCTGGACGGCCCGACCGGCACGGACTTCGACCTCTACCTCCAGAAGTGGAATGGCTCGGCCTGGGCGACGGTGGCCGAGGGCAGCACGGCGGCGGCCGACGAGACGGTCTCCTACAACGGCACGGCCGGCTACTACCGCTACCAGGTGCACGCCTACAGCGGCTCCGGCAGCTACTCGCTGGGCTACTCGAACCCGTAG
- a CDS encoding beta-glucosidase family protein gives MTTAPFDVDAVLATLTLEEKASLLSGHDDWYTETIDRVGLPAIEVGDGPHGLRKETGIDMVWVPATGFPTASAMGASWDRDLTRRVAAAIGEEARAQGVQVVLGPGVNMKRSPLCGRNFEYFSEDALLSGELGAAYVEGVQSVGVGASLKHFAANNQEIERTRISVEADERTLRETYLAAFERVVTTADPWTVMCSYNRLHGVHASENRWLLNDVLRDDWKYDGLVVSDWNAVHHRVRALAAGLDLEMPGTGGVTDAEVVAAVRSGELDESVVDAAARRVLRLVARAYPGPDRVNGPIMDLGVRPGDRLSGEQLALLHADQHHELAREAAAGAVTLLRNETGPGGSAPLPLESGRRVAVIGAFAAHARIQGGGSSGVDPTRVDNALDLLNDEFGDRLGYAPGYVHAPKNAYQDDIGAYLAAHDAPFVDDGRGPARRSAALAEALRMAAAAEVVAAGPLSAQARRLIDEAVVAASDADVIVVFAGLPLAFEQEADDRTTLALPTDQVALIGKLADLRERTGAALVVVLSNGSAVTMDPWHDRVDAIVEAWLPGQAGAGAVVDVLLGRVNPSGKVAETFPLVVEDAPGYVTWTGERGTVLYGEGVFIGYRWYDALRRAVRYPFGHGLSYTTFTYADLDVDIADAAAGAVRVSCTVTNTGAVAGREVVQLYVGDPDAAVRRPVRELRGFEKVALAPGESARVGFDLDSRDFAYWDVAADRGDGRFGAWRREGGEFVIEVGASSRDIRVSTSIDLPDDPALAPLVPDEDLLKLDASRFTQGYRA, from the coding sequence ATGACCACTGCCCCGTTCGACGTCGACGCCGTGCTCGCCACCCTGACCCTGGAGGAGAAGGCATCGCTGCTCTCGGGCCACGATGACTGGTACACCGAGACGATCGACCGTGTCGGCCTCCCCGCGATCGAGGTCGGCGACGGCCCGCACGGGCTGCGCAAGGAGACCGGCATCGACATGGTCTGGGTGCCCGCCACGGGCTTCCCGACCGCGTCCGCGATGGGCGCCTCCTGGGATCGCGACCTGACCCGGCGGGTGGCGGCGGCGATCGGGGAGGAGGCTCGGGCGCAGGGCGTGCAGGTCGTGCTCGGCCCGGGCGTCAACATGAAGCGGTCACCGTTGTGCGGGCGCAACTTCGAATACTTCTCCGAGGACGCGCTGCTGTCCGGCGAGCTCGGTGCCGCGTATGTCGAGGGCGTGCAGTCGGTCGGTGTCGGAGCGTCCCTCAAGCACTTCGCCGCCAACAACCAGGAGATCGAGCGGACCCGCATCTCGGTCGAGGCCGACGAGCGCACGCTGCGCGAGACCTACCTCGCCGCGTTCGAACGCGTCGTGACGACCGCGGATCCCTGGACGGTGATGTGCTCCTACAACCGCCTGCACGGTGTGCACGCATCCGAGAACCGGTGGCTGCTCAACGACGTGCTGCGCGACGACTGGAAATACGACGGGCTCGTCGTCTCCGACTGGAACGCCGTCCACCACCGCGTACGCGCGCTGGCGGCGGGGCTCGACCTCGAGATGCCCGGCACCGGCGGGGTGACCGACGCGGAGGTCGTGGCCGCCGTCCGGTCCGGTGAGCTCGACGAGAGCGTCGTCGACGCCGCGGCCCGCCGCGTCCTGCGCCTGGTCGCCCGCGCCTACCCGGGCCCCGACCGGGTGAACGGGCCGATCATGGACCTGGGCGTGCGGCCCGGGGATCGACTGTCCGGCGAGCAGCTCGCCCTCCTGCACGCCGACCAGCACCACGAGCTCGCGCGGGAAGCCGCCGCCGGTGCGGTGACGCTGCTGCGCAACGAGACCGGCCCTGGCGGTTCCGCCCCCCTGCCGCTCGAGTCCGGCCGCCGCGTCGCGGTGATCGGCGCGTTCGCCGCGCACGCCCGGATCCAGGGCGGCGGTTCGTCGGGGGTCGACCCGACGCGCGTCGACAACGCACTCGACCTGCTGAACGACGAGTTCGGCGACCGGCTCGGCTACGCGCCCGGATACGTCCACGCGCCCAAGAACGCCTACCAGGACGACATCGGCGCCTATCTGGCCGCACACGACGCGCCGTTCGTCGACGACGGCCGGGGACCGGCGCGCCGGTCGGCCGCACTCGCCGAAGCGCTGCGGATGGCCGCCGCCGCCGAGGTGGTCGCCGCCGGGCCGCTCTCGGCGCAGGCCCGCCGGCTCATCGACGAGGCCGTCGTCGCCGCTTCGGACGCCGACGTCATCGTCGTGTTCGCCGGCCTGCCGCTCGCGTTCGAGCAGGAGGCCGACGACCGCACGACGCTCGCGCTCCCCACCGATCAGGTCGCGCTCATCGGGAAGCTGGCCGATCTTCGCGAACGAACCGGCGCCGCACTCGTCGTGGTGCTGTCCAACGGGTCGGCCGTGACCATGGATCCGTGGCACGACCGGGTCGACGCGATCGTCGAGGCGTGGCTGCCCGGGCAGGCCGGAGCCGGCGCCGTCGTCGACGTCCTGTTGGGCCGCGTCAACCCCTCCGGAAAGGTCGCCGAGACGTTCCCCCTGGTGGTCGAGGACGCTCCCGGTTACGTGACCTGGACCGGCGAACGCGGCACCGTGCTCTACGGCGAAGGGGTGTTCATCGGATACCGCTGGTATGACGCGCTCCGTCGCGCGGTGCGTTATCCGTTCGGACACGGCCTGTCCTACACGACCTTCACCTACGCGGACCTCGACGTCGACATCGCCGATGCCGCCGCCGGTGCCGTCCGCGTCTCGTGCACCGTCACCAACACCGGTGCGGTCGCCGGCCGCGAGGTTGTGCAGCTCTACGTCGGGGATCCTGACGCCGCGGTCCGCCGACCCGTCCGCGAGCTCCGTGGCTTCGAGAAGGTGGCGCTCGCACCGGGCGAGAGCGCCCGGGTCGGCTTCGATCTCGACAGTCGCGATTTCGCGTACTGGGACGTCGCGGCCGACCGTGGCGACGGCCGGTTCGGCGCCTGGCGCCGGGAAGGCGGCGAGTTCGTCATCGAGGTGGGCGCGTCGTCGCGCGACATCCGCGTGAGCACGAGCATCGACCTGCCCGACGATCCCGCCCTCGCGCCCCTAGTCCCCGACGAGGATCTGCTCAAGCTCGACGCGTCGCGTTTCACCCAGGGCTACCGCGCCTAA
- a CDS encoding BadF/BadG/BcrA/BcrD ATPase family protein: MKRAYLAVDAGNSKTVALVTDAEGTVLGRGRGGNGDIYGAASVPEAISSVFGAVDAALADAGTTPGDVASAAFRIAGVDYPEDAEFWDGHVRERLGDMGRWSVKNDAFASLRLLDGSGVAVSIAVGTGPAVAARAKDGREECSGFFVFDHLGGSGLGNSALKAVCQAWMGIGPATALTEELCTLYGVADGWELRHAFTRRFGARPATDLWRAARLVLAAADAGDAVARDIVDTQAAAFARYAQWCATRVGVDLASGELPVLLNGSVATSEHPAMRAALTAELGRIAPAARVVVADASPLSGVVLDALAEGGTVIGPDLLTRVRDAHPHDFLST; this comes from the coding sequence GTGAAGCGTGCCTACCTGGCGGTCGACGCCGGAAACTCCAAGACGGTCGCCCTCGTCACCGACGCCGAGGGCACCGTCCTGGGGCGCGGCCGCGGCGGAAACGGCGACATCTACGGCGCCGCGAGCGTTCCCGAGGCGATCTCGTCCGTGTTCGGCGCGGTTGACGCCGCCCTGGCCGACGCCGGGACCACGCCCGGCGACGTCGCGTCGGCGGCGTTCCGGATCGCCGGCGTCGACTACCCCGAGGACGCCGAGTTCTGGGACGGCCACGTCCGTGAACGGCTCGGCGACATGGGCCGCTGGAGCGTCAAGAACGACGCGTTCGCGTCCCTGCGGCTGCTCGACGGGTCGGGCGTCGCGGTGTCGATCGCCGTCGGCACCGGTCCCGCCGTCGCCGCCCGGGCGAAGGACGGCCGCGAGGAATGCTCCGGCTTCTTCGTGTTCGACCACCTCGGTGGCAGCGGACTCGGCAATTCCGCCCTCAAAGCGGTGTGCCAGGCCTGGATGGGCATCGGCCCGGCAACGGCCCTGACCGAAGAGCTGTGCACGTTGTACGGCGTCGCCGACGGCTGGGAGCTGCGCCACGCGTTCACGCGCAGGTTCGGCGCGCGACCGGCGACGGACCTGTGGCGGGCCGCCCGGCTCGTGCTCGCCGCGGCCGACGCGGGCGACGCGGTCGCTCGCGACATCGTCGACACCCAGGCGGCAGCCTTCGCGCGGTATGCCCAGTGGTGCGCCACCCGGGTCGGCGTCGACCTGGCGTCCGGCGAGCTGCCGGTGCTGCTCAACGGTTCGGTCGCCACGTCGGAGCACCCGGCGATGCGCGCCGCGCTCACCGCCGAGCTGGGCCGGATCGCGCCGGCCGCGCGCGTGGTGGTCGCCGACGCCTCACCGCTGAGCGGAGTCGTGCTCGACGCGCTGGCCGAAGGCGGCACCGTCATCGGCCCGGACCTGCTCACCCGCGTACGCGACGCCCACCCCCACGACTTCCTCAGCACCTGA
- a CDS encoding glycoside hydrolase, with protein sequence MAAIKLVYIGGGSSRGAGTMASILSHGKEFDGSEIVIQDVNPERLQAVETIARKLAKAQGLDITISATTDRRAALTDADAVLASFRPGDFAARALDERIPLKHGVIGQETQGPGGFFMSLRSIHIYEDIIRDLDAVAPNAVIFNYTNPVNIVSQAVTRFTDRTIWSMCEGPIVFPKTVLRAAGLDPDKADIVMAGVNHNCWSYEHTYEGQDLMPLLDQAWEARKDDPTLSVHAKRMLRLTTTMRSVPADYFQYYYFREEVLRELQGARTTRAEDLLAALPGYWQHYEEQMAVDVPELDPARSRGGIHELELAIDVMSAYYNDKSARLPVNLPNVGGALPGFDDDVVVEVWCEVDGQGVRPLPQKPLPHAVRGLVQQLAEFQYLAAEAAWKGNRADGIRALAANPMVPTLAVAEELYDEMAYAHRAYLPERLLK encoded by the coding sequence ATGGCAGCCATCAAGCTCGTCTACATCGGCGGCGGATCGTCGCGCGGCGCGGGGACCATGGCGTCCATCCTGTCGCACGGCAAGGAGTTCGACGGCTCGGAGATCGTCATCCAGGACGTGAACCCGGAGCGTCTGCAAGCCGTGGAGACCATCGCCCGGAAGCTGGCTAAGGCGCAGGGCCTCGACATCACCATCTCCGCGACCACCGACCGGCGGGCCGCGCTGACCGACGCCGACGCCGTCCTCGCGAGCTTTCGCCCGGGCGACTTCGCCGCGCGGGCCCTCGACGAGCGCATCCCGCTCAAGCACGGCGTCATCGGCCAGGAGACGCAGGGACCGGGCGGGTTCTTCATGTCGCTGCGCTCGATCCACATCTACGAGGACATCATCCGCGACCTCGACGCGGTCGCGCCGAACGCGGTGATCTTCAACTACACCAACCCGGTGAACATCGTGTCGCAGGCGGTGACGCGGTTCACCGACCGCACGATCTGGTCGATGTGCGAGGGCCCGATCGTGTTCCCGAAGACCGTGCTGCGCGCCGCCGGCCTCGACCCCGACAAGGCCGACATCGTGATGGCCGGCGTCAACCACAACTGCTGGTCCTACGAGCACACCTACGAGGGCCAGGACCTGATGCCCCTGCTCGACCAGGCGTGGGAGGCACGCAAGGACGACCCGACGCTCAGCGTCCACGCCAAGCGGATGCTGCGCCTGACGACGACCATGCGCTCGGTGCCGGCCGACTACTTCCAGTACTACTACTTCCGCGAGGAGGTGCTGCGGGAGCTCCAGGGCGCCCGCACGACCCGCGCCGAAGACCTGCTCGCCGCGCTGCCGGGCTACTGGCAGCACTACGAGGAGCAGATGGCGGTCGACGTCCCGGAGCTGGACCCGGCCCGCTCCCGCGGCGGCATCCACGAACTCGAGCTCGCGATCGACGTGATGAGCGCCTACTACAACGACAAGAGCGCCCGGTTGCCCGTCAACCTTCCGAACGTCGGCGGCGCGCTGCCGGGGTTCGACGACGACGTCGTCGTCGAGGTGTGGTGCGAGGTCGACGGGCAGGGCGTCCGGCCGCTGCCCCAGAAGCCGCTCCCGCACGCCGTCCGCGGGCTCGTGCAGCAGCTCGCCGAGTTCCAGTACCTCGCCGCCGAGGCCGCGTGGAAGGGCAACCGGGCCGACGGGATCCGCGCGCTCGCGGCGAACCCGATGGTGCCCACGCTCGCGGTCGCCGAGGAGCTCTACGACGAGATGGCCTACGCCCACCGCGCCTACCTCCCGGAGCGGCTGCTCAAGTGA